In Naumovozyma dairenensis CBS 421 chromosome 2, complete genome, the following are encoded in one genomic region:
- the PLN1 gene encoding Pln1p (similar to Saccharomyces cerevisiae PET10 (YKR046C); ancestral locus Anc_1.236) yields MQSTITTMTDNSQDNKIEIIKYDSSVYTQLHRYPTISKFLTKFQSTPLISKASSVLGSMESKMDASAPPVIKKGINKVLMFLMSIDQLINLLVFREGIDSFLKTYKNHSNHVGVWILWFIVDYFANISNIILHEFVIKPLHLNISKKNNETPEESIKNITGKSDGKKTIASLPHLAELSNTTRSLREDLQSRVTNSNYITQTKDKAYEKLDSIMKPTYDSAKETYKTVSDSYESNLHKSDSVPRAIVSTGVEIGSLTLDKLKSVSTTKTIPTTASSTESTATDDANTTFTESTPIAASD; encoded by the coding sequence ATGCAAAGCACAATAACTACGATGACAGATAACTCACAAGACAACAAAATCGAGATTATCAAGTATGACTCTTCAGTCTATACTCAACTACATAGATATCCAACTATATCTAAGTTCCTAACGAAGTTCCAATCTACTCCATTAATTTCCAAAGCTTCCAGTGTCTTGGGTAGTATGGAATCTAAAATGGATGCATCAGCGCCTCCTGTAATTAAAAAGGGGATCAATAAAGTATTAATGTTTTTGATGTCCATCGATCAATTAATCAACTTACTAGTCTTTAGAGAAGGTATCGATTCCTTTTTAAAGACTTATAAGAATCATTCCAACCATGTAGGTGTATGGATTCTTTGGTTCATCGTGGATTATTTTGCTAATATTTCAAACATTATATTACATGAATTTGTGATTAAACCTTTACATTTAAACATCTCcaagaaaaacaatgaaaCTCCAGaagaatcaattaaaaatataactGGTAAATCTGACGGAAAAAAAACTATTGCTTCTTTACCACATTTAGCAGAATTATCTAACACTACGAGATCGTTAAGAGAAGATTTACAATCCAGAGTCACTAACTCAAATTATATTACCCAAACCAAGGACAAGGCttatgaaaaattggaTTCTATTATGAAACCGACTTATGATTCTGCTAAAGAAACCTATAAGACCGTTTCAGACTCTTATGAATCTAATTTACATAAATCTGACAGCGTTCCAAGAGCTATTGTATCGACAGGCGTGGAAATTGGTAGCTTGACtttagataaattaaaatctgTATCTACTACTAAGACTATCCCAACAACAGCAAGTAGTACCGAGAGTACAGCAACTGACGACGCCAATACCACTTTCACTGAGTCCACGCCAATTGCTGCTTCAGATTAA
- the NDAI0B05230 gene encoding uncharacterized protein (similar to Saccharomyces cerevisiae YKR041W; ancestral locus Anc_1.243), with product MTYERSNRNTNNDDVENMWDSYYKRCPVIDNDVKDATMGDEEKRSDAEDEYEGMTFTRPIYISQSSRNSFADRDKKSKPSIPVNKIGKISKPFKQYVNSEAPIGGSGIDDHSIKKERMKKRKTKVSRKTEKVESLQKGNFFEYGDPVQGYKFLGSRDDYDKFQKLQKDKKDTNLTDDTITLKNDDSEETLILDYWNVTPNQLNDSSVIKTPIILEKISENNLALVAEKKLTKANIEYFYNESSKLLGRDLGILLKWERVKWHPDKLINNMKGKVAVDDALLKKVTQLFQIINELWEKSI from the coding sequence ATGACGTATGAAAGATCAAACAGGAATACCAATAATGATGACGTTGAAAATATGTGGGACAGCTACTACAAGCGATGTCCTGTGATAGATAATGATGTAAAGGATGCAACCATGGGTGacgaagaaaaaagaagtGATGCGGAAGATGAATATGAGGGGATGACTTTTACAAGGCCCATATACATTTCGCAGTCTAGTCGTAATAGCTTTGCCGATAGagataagaaatcaaagCCATCAATACCCGTAAATaagattggaaaaatatcaaaacCCTTTAAACAGTATGTTAATTCTGAAGCTCCTATAGGAGGTTCAGGGATTGATGACCattcaattaaaaaagaaagaatgaaaaaaagGAAGACCAAAGTTTCACGAAAAACAGAGAAAGTGGAGTCTTTGCAAAAGggtaatttttttgaatatggAGATCCTGTGCAGGGATACAAATTTTTAGGTTCGAGAGATGATtatgataaatttcaaaaactaCAGAAAGATAAAAAAGATACCAATTTAACTGATGATACGATTACATTAAAGAATGATGATTCTGAGGAAACTTTAATTTTGGACTATTGGAATGTCACTCCTAATCAACTAAACGATTCTTCAGTTATAAAGACACCGATTATACTGGAGAAAATATCGGAAAATAATCTGGCTTTAGTGGcagaaaagaaactaaCAAAGGCAAACATTGAATACTTTTATAACGAGAGCTCTAAGTTACTAGGGAGAGATTTAGGTATCTTATTGAAATGGGAACGTGTTAAATGGCATCCAGACAAActtataaataatatgaaGGGAAAAGTAGCCGTAGATGATGCCTTGTTAAAGAAAGTAACgcaattgtttcaaattatcaatgaaTTGTGGGAAAAGTCGATATAG
- the NDAI0B05270 gene encoding uncharacterized protein (similar to Saccharomyces cerevisiae YKR045C; ancestral locus Anc_1.237): MTGNRNTTSQNNHVTTIHNMANNNNNNNNNNNNNNNNNTVSNVNASPATPNGFQGKKKKLSIWVKKIMQPTNTKHSSVNGISIRNNNSARTSTSSSRDSGNGKSKNKNKLIDGTAEKENQSIPYLQPKGITMKDKKIIDAKHQYPNVKPFKDQRPRNSKSQSHARDTHSDSTSDIVTLSNLSNVSDVTTINSSLKPLYPIENTPIYSSSNHTSIINNKTYHDATNGTHHNNNKYTAETLPKNTSILSVTNTIDEKMSKGGISWDNDPIKFPDPDDDGASTAPLFSFCSSSIKSSMFSSDIKSIQSTRPTILSCARTVETNTSTIPIPSASILERARPSSVNNMAGGSNSNTENSLR, encoded by the coding sequence ATGACTGGCAATCGCAATACTACTAGTCAAAACAATCATGTCACAACAATCCATAATATGGcgaacaataataataataataataataataataataataataataataataatactgtCTCAAATGTGAATGCCTCACCAGCTACGCCGAATGGGTTCCAAGGTAAGAAAAAGAAGCTTTCTATATGGGTTAAGAAAATTATGCAACCGACTAATACAAAACATTCTTCTGTCAATGGAATCTCTATtcgaaataataatagtgcTAGAACCAGTACGAGTAGTAGTAGGGATAGTGGTAATGGTAAGagtaaaaataagaataaattGATAGATGGTACCgctgaaaaggaaaaccAATCGATTCCATACTTACAGCCCAAAGGAATTACTATGAAggataaaaaaataatagacGCTAAGCATCAGTATCCTAATGTCAAACCATTTAAAGATCAACGGCCTCGTAATAGTAAATCTCAATCACATGCCAGAGATACCCACTCTGACTCCACGTCTGATATTGTTACTCTTTCTAATCTATCTAATGTGTCTGATGTTACAACCATAAACTCATCGCTGAAACCATTATatccaattgaaaatacACCAATTtatagtagtagtaatCATACAAGTATTATCAATAACAAAACCTATCATGATGCTACTAATGGTACTCaccataataataataaatatactgCTGAAACACTACCGAAGAATACAAGTATATTGTCCGTTACGAATAcaattgatgaaaagaTGTCCAAAGGAGGAATATCATGGGATAACGATCCCATTAAATTCCCGGATCCAGATGACGATGGCGCTAGTACAGCCcctttattttcattctgctcttcatcaataaaatcttcaatGTTTTCATCAGATATCAAATCCATTCAATCGACTAGACCAACTATTCTATCCTGCGCAAGAACTGTGGAGACAAATACAAGTACCATTCCTATCCCATCTGCAAGTATCTTAGAAAGGGCAAGACCTTCATCGGTTAATAATATGGCTGGTGGCAGTAATAGCAATACTGAGAATTCTTTGAGGTAG
- the SHB17 gene encoding sedoheptulose-bisphosphatase (similar to Saccharomyces cerevisiae YKR043C; ancestral locus Anc_1.240), producing the protein MGAPTPRCIIVRHGQTEWSKSGQYTGSTDIPLTPFGERQMVRTGESIFSNNRFIDPNHITYIFTSPRTRARQTIDLVLRPLTDEQRSKIKVVVDEDIREWEYGDYEGLLTPEIVELRKSRGLDQERSWNIWRDGCENGETTQEFGLRLSRAIARIQNLHRKHMEEGIPSDIMVFAHGHALRYFAALWFKLGVEKKCEADWELKDVESYHDESVPYVKLDKYRHLIDNPNFLLDAGGIGVLSYSHHCIDEPALALAGAFIPPPEEESQHAKV; encoded by the coding sequence atggGTGCCCCAACTCCAAGATGTATCATTGTTAGACATGGCCAAACAGAATGGTCCAAATCCGGTCAATATACTGGTTCTACGGATATTCCATTGACACCATTCGGTGAAAGACAAATGGTTAGAACTGGTGAATCAATTTTCAGTAACAATCGATTCATTGATCCTAACCATATCActtatatttttacttCCCCAAGAACTCGTGCTAGACAAACCATTGATTTGGTCTTGAGACCATTGACTGATGAACAACGTTCCAAGATTAAAGTCGTTGTGGATGAAGATATTAGAGAATGGGAGTATGGTGATTATGAAGGTTTATTGACTCctgaaattgttgaattgAGGAAATCAAGAGGATTAGATCAAGAAAGATCATGGAATATTTGGAGAGATGGTTGTGAAAATGGTGAAACTACTCAAGAATTTGGATTAAGATTATCTAGAGCTATTGCTAGAATTCAAAACTTACATAGAAAGCATATGGAAGAAGGTATTCCATCTGATATCATGGTTTTCGCTCATGGCCATGCTTTACGTTATTTTGCTGCGCTTTGGTTTAAATTAGGTGTGGAAAAGAAATGTGAAGCTGATTGGgaattgaaagatgttGAATCTTATCACGATGAATCTGTCCCATATGTTAAATTGGATAAATATAGAcatttaattgataatcCAAATTTCTTATTGGATGCCGGTGGGATTGGTGTTTTGTCATATTCTCATCATTGTATTGATGAACCCGCTTTAGCTCTTGCTGGTGCATTTATCCCACCaccagaagaagaatctcAACATGCCAAAGTCTAA
- the UTH1 gene encoding SUN family protein UTH1 (similar to Saccharomyces cerevisiae NCA3 (YJL116C) and UTH1 (YKR042W); ancestral locus Anc_1.241): MKLSSSLLVLTASSVVFSAPAAHHNHHEKRAMITVTEYVDENGAVVIPVGDKYVKQTSTLVAAVQNAQPTTQAAAAVPTTTTTPAKETTTLAQAAETQAASSSSTSSTSGFQDGTIKCSDFPSDQGAVSINWIGLNGWTSIMNMDGQTSTTCEDGMYCSYACAPGMSKTQWPADQPADGKSVGGLYCKDGYLYRSNTDYSSLCVAGVDTAIAVNQISQSIAMCRTDYPGSENMVIPTVVDAGSSQPISVVDEDTYYTWQGKKTSTQYYVNNAGVSMEDGCVWGTDGSAVGNWAPVVLGAGSTGGISYLSIIPNPNNKTPPNYNVKIVASEGSTVVGSCSYENGVYSGSGSDGCTVSVTSGTAQFVFY; encoded by the coding sequence ATGAAGTTATCATCAAGTTTATTAGTTTTAACCGCTTCCTCGGTGGTCTTTTCCGCTCCAGCTGCTCATCATAATCACCACGAAAAACGTGCCATGATTACCGTTACTGAATACGTCGACGAAAATGGTGCCGTTGTCATCCCAGTGGGTGATAAATATGTTAAACAAACATCTACTTTAGTTGCTGCAGTCCAAAATGCTCAACCAACAACTCAAGCCGCCGCCGCTGTTCCAACCACCACTACTACTCCAGCTAAGGAAACCACTACCTTAGCTCAAGCTGCTGAGACCCAAGCTgcttcctcttcttccaCTTCTTCTACATCTGGTTTCCAAGATGGTACCATTAAATGTTCAGATTTCCCATCTGATCAAGGTGCTGTCTCTATCAATTGGATCGGTTTGAATGGTTGGACTTCTATCATGAACATGGACGGGCAAACTTCCACCACCTGTGAAGATGGTATGTACTGTTCCTACGCTTGTGCTCCAGGTATGTCCAAGACTCAATGGCCAGCTGACCAACCAGCTGATGGTAAATCTGTCGGTGGGTTATACTGTAAGGACGGTTATTTGTACCGTTCTAACACAGATTATTCCTCCCTATGTGTTGCTGGTGTTGACACCGCTATTGCAGTTAACCAAATCTCTCAATCTATTGCTATGTGTAGAACTGATTACCCGGGTTCTGAAAACATGGTTATTCCGACTGTCGTCGATGCTGGTTCTTCTCAACCAATCTCTGTCGTCGATGAAGATACTTACTACACATGGCAAGGTAAGAAGACTTCCACTCAATATTACGTCAATAATGCTGGTGTCTCAATGGAAGATGGTTGTGTCTGGGGTACTGATGGTTCCGCTGTCGGTAACTGGGCTCCTGTCGTCTTAGGTGCTGGTTCCACTGGTGGTATTTCTTACTTGTCTATTATCCCAAATCCAAACAATAAAACTCCTCCAAATTATAATGTCAAGATCGTTGCGAGTGAAGGTTCCACTGTTGTTGGTTCTTGTTCTTATGAAAACGGTGTTTATTCAGGTTCCGGTTCAGATGGTTGTACCGTCTCCGTTACTTCCGGTACTGCCCAATTCGTTTTCTATTAG
- the UIP5 gene encoding Uip5p (similar to Saccharomyces cerevisiae UIP5 (YKR044W); ancestral locus Anc_1.239) — translation MISCVSTQDRTKWLTMILITTIFLLFQYLTRSIDPRGFSPIRIPNTNTEDHDAVLKVRAFNNKHASLKIPFLDPINTYWHLGGSIQVRNTESVTFVADVAYERNDDDDVSDDWDFGRIISNGIGDNLIDDFETIFQFKTSLFDSAKKRDDKGINGVSFVISAENKFMTMKQNVQSSYGKQQYLLNSGGVNFDNFEMMGFPNNLPGLAIVLSEQTLEGNEEKQIPCMDIFVNTDPKEDYFAGTESTSRKLNYDSPITLDIQSFDTENTIQLRVIYMESIDLLKLDICYESGGEDWINLFEGIIEKLPKNKKTNERYVGVSAVKSRQRNGNFKLLNIKTSEFHIDENNNNELIPKEQAKLFIERIYRMKLPSRSTFPNIQKNTENGAIISIIGKFLHLIWKWIEYISIIIIIYLVTVYVRVTKRHLRRKNRRKSVGLLPM, via the coding sequence ATGATATCATGTGTCTCCACTCAAGATCGAACTAAATGGCTTACAATGATCCTTATAACAACAATTTTCCTcttatttcaatatcttaCGCGATCGATAGACCCACGTGGATTCTCCCCTATTAGGATACCTAATACCAATACTGAAGATCACGATGCTGTGTTGAAAGTACGAGCTTTCAATAATAAGCATGCAAGTTTGAAAATACCGTTTTTAGATCCTATTAATACTTATTGGCATCTCGGTGGATCCATCCAAGTGCGAAATACTGAATCAGTCACATTCGTTGCTGACGTAGCGTATGAGAGaaatgacgatgatgatgtcaGCGATGATTGGGACTTTGGGAGGATTATATCGAATGGGATTGGTGATAATctaattgatgattttgaaacgATATTCCAGTTCAAGACTTCTCTATTCGATAGTGCGAAGAAAAGAGATGATAAGGGAATTAATGGGGTAAGTTTTGTTATCTCAGCCGAGAATAAATTCATGACAATGAAACAGAATGTACAATCATCGTATggaaaacaacaatatcTTTTGAATTCTGGAGGTgttaattttgataattttgaaatgaTGGGGTTTCCTAATAATTTACCTGGATTAGCGATTGTTCTTTCAGAACAAACTTTAGAAGGTAACGAGGAGAAACAAATACCGTGTATGGATATATTTGTTAATACCGATCCTAAGGAAGATTATTTTGCCGGAACGGAGAGTACCTCGaggaaattaaattacGACAGTCCCATTACATTGGACATTCAATCGTTTGATACTGAGAATACAATTCAGTTAAGAGTAATATACATGGAAAGTatagatttattgaaattagataTTTGCTATGAAAGTGGAGGAGAAGACTGGATAAACCTCTTTGAaggaattattgaaaaacttcctaaaaataaaaaaactaATGAAAGATATGTTGGAGTTAGCGCTGTGAAATCACGCCAAAGAAATGGGAACTTTAAACTACTTAACATCAAGACATCAGAATTCCATATTGatgagaataataataatgagcTTATACCGAAGGAACAAGCTAAACTgtttattgaaagaatatatagGATGAAATTACCTAGCCGCTCTACAtttccaaatattcaaaagaatACTGAGAATGGCGCTATCATATCAATTATTGGGAAGTTCCTGCATTTAATTTGGAAATGGATTGAATATATCTCAATTATCATAATCATATATTTGGTAACTGTTTATGTTAGAGTGACGAAGAGACATTTGCGACgaaaaaatagaagaaaatcTGTTGGGTTATTGCCCATGTAa